One Oncorhynchus mykiss isolate Arlee chromosome 25, USDA_OmykA_1.1, whole genome shotgun sequence genomic window, TTCACCTATCCTCTATCCTACTGTGTTCACCTATCCTACTGCTTTAACCTCTATCCTACTGTGTTCACCTATCCTCTATCCTACTGTGTTCACCTATCCTCTCTCCTACTGTGTTCACCTATCCTCTATCCTACTGTGTTCACCTATCCTCTATCCTACTGTGTTCACCTATCCTCTCTCCTACTGTGTTCACCTATCCTCTATCCTACTGTGTTCACCTATCCTCTATCCTACTGCGTTCACCTATCATCTTTCCTACTGCATTTAGCTATCCTCTTTCCTACTGTGTTCACCTATCCTCTATCCTACTGTGTTCACCTATCCTCTATCCTACTGTGTTCACCTATCCTCTATCCTACTGTGTTCACCTATCCTGCTGCTTTAACCTCTATCCTACTGTGTTCACCTATCCTACTGCTTTAACCTCTATCCTACTGTGTTCACCTATCCTACTGCTTTAACCTCTATCCTACTGTGTTCACCTATCATCTATCCTACTGTGTTCACCTATCCTACTGCTTTAACCTCTATCCTACTGTGTTCACCTATCCTCTATCCTACTGTGTTCACCTATCCTACTGCTTTAACCTCTATCCTACTGTGTTCACCTATCCTCTATCCTACTGTGTTTCACCTATCCTACTGCTTGAACCTCTATCCTACTGTGTTCACCTATCCTCTATCCTACTGTGTTCACCTATGCACCTATCTCAGATATGTGGTTACTtcaaggaagagaggaaggatgcatacatactgtacatagagaACCTCTCTCACAGAGAAACAAGTGTTCACTTTACACAGTTTTTCCAATACCGGCGACAAGCTAGGGGAAACACCCAGAAATAATGCAGAGATAATACTATTGTGCTGAACAGTTTACCTTTTGATGCCCCATTAAAAACATCACAATGTAGTGCTGCACAGTTTACCCTGTGATCCCCCATTAAAAACATCACAATGTAGTGTTGCACAGTTTACCTTGTGATCCCCCATTAAAAACATCACAATGTAGTGTTGCACAGTTTACCTTGTGATCCCCCATTAAAAACATGACAATGTAGTGCTGCACAGTTTACCTTGTGATGCCCCATTTAAAACATCACAATGTAGTGCTGCACAGTTTACCTTGTGATGCCCCATTAAAAACATGACAATGTAGTGCTGCACAGTTTACCTTGTGATCCCCCATTTAAAACATCACAATGTAGTGCTGAACAGTTTACCTTGTGATCCCCCATTAAAAACATCACAATGTAGTGCTGCACAGTTTACCCTGTGATCCCCCATTAAAAACATGACAATGTAGTGCTGCACAGTTTACCTTGTGATCCCCCATTAAAAACATCACAATGTAGTGCTGCACAGTTTACCCTGTGATCCCCCATTAAAAACATGACAATGTAGTGCTGAACAGTTTACCTTGTGATCCCCCATTAAAAACATGACAATGTAGTGCTGAACAGTTTACCTTGTGATCCCCCATTAAAAACATGACAATGTAGTGCTGAACAGTTTACCTTGTGATCCCCCATTAAAAACATCACAATGTAGTGCTGCACAGTTTACCTTGTGATGCCCCATTAAAAACATGACAATGTAGTGTGCACTCCAAAAGCAACACGTATCGTAGAGAGTCTAGCTACCGCTTCAGTTTTAGCAGAGCTGAAGGGACCAGATCGGCGTTAGCAATGGCTGACCCTCTCAATGGGTGTCTCAGGTGGAGTTGGGATATGAAAAGGAAAAAATACATTTCCAATTCAAACAAGCACATGTGTGTGAAATAAGCACCTAACACATGTGTGTGAAATAAGCACCTAACACATGTGTGTGAAATAAGCACCTAACACATGTGTGTGAAATAAGCACCTAACACATGTGTATTATTGCGATATGGTGGTGTCTCCATCTATCTTTCTGAAGGGCTATAGGGGGACTGAAGGGAACTACTCAGGAGCTGACTGGATTGGATTGGAGCACTGCCTCTGTCTGTCGTGACTAAGGGTCCCTAATTAATAGTCCTCTGCTGACAACCAAACACATAGTTTTATTGTCACAGTCTCTCTGAGGAATGATTGTTGCTCCATCTTAAAAATACAAAACTAAATTTTCCCCTGCAACAACCCTTAAAAGCATCCCCGAGACAAACGAACAAAGTGTTGCTATTTTATAaaaaatgaatttatttacaaaagACAAGAGTGGATCAATTAAATACACATTAAGATTGAGTGAAGGCAAACATGAAATGTTTTAGTTAACAGGTTTTCTCTGTGGTCCTTGTCCTGGTAGTGAACCGTGCTGTGTATGACCGTGCCAGTCAGGTACAACGTAGTGCGGTACGTTCGGCTAGGAAATCAGAGTTTTCCACAGAGGTGAATTGTGGGCCTTTGTCAACGGTGATGGGGATGGTGTCCACTAGGTGGTGACATCATCCACCTCAGTATTTGAAAGGGGTCTGACCCCGGAGGAACCATCCTGGTCCACAATCAGGAGGCATTCTCCTCATCACAGATCTAAAAGCTGTGGGTTAAGTGTAGTGGAGTCAGGTTCATGGTTGCTCTTGGTCCTTTCCTCTTGGTCTAATGGTCAAGACGTTGGTTTCTCCAATGGGGGACCCGGGTTCATAACCTGTCGTGACATCAGTCTGGTGTTCTCAGGACACACCCATGGTTCTGTGGTCCAGTGTCATTGTACCCACTCACCCTGGCTAACAGGGTGCTTCATGAGCCTCTCGATGCGACCCTGTCTAAAAGTGTATATTATCCTTCCTCTTTGTCCGTttgtctgtccatccatctgtTTTCTCGCCATGTTTTCTCTGTCCCTGTCAGTAGTATCGGTTGAGGCTGCGTGTGACAGTGTTGACGTCGGGATGTCCGTTCATCCAGATCTCTTgtatgatcctctctctctcctcaaccctctGAGCTCGCTCCAACTCTACAGAccaaaacacaaccaaaccaACAACATTAATTCAATAATGTATTGTATACTTAACCATAAAAAAACACTAAGTACTTAAGAGTTTCcaacgtagtgtgtgtgtttaccttctATGGATGTGAACATGCTAGTGTGCAGCAGCGTTCTCTCAAATCGCCTCCGTCGTCGAGCCGATAGGTCAGAAGTCCCGTCGTCCCAGTCCACTGATTCGCTGTCTCTACTCGTCTCTGTGGTTACGCCGGGATTGCTTGTGTTAGGGTTGCCAGGTTGGAGATGATGGTGACAGGGATGGTCcccatggtgatggtggtgatgccTGTTGCTATGCTGATGGTGATGTCGTCGTCGGTTACTGTAGTGACAGTCAGTGCGACAGTGTATCTGGACCACGAGGGcacagagggtgaggaggagacccacacacacaccactaacaaACACCAGAGTTACTCGCTCAGGCTGGTctgagacgagagagagaggggggagggagagagagaggaggagggtgagagagagaggacgatggtgagagagagagagagagagagggggaggagagagagagagagagagaggggggagggagagagagaggaggagggtgagagagagaggacgatggtgagagagagagagagagagagagagagagggggaggagagagagagagagaggcgagagagagagaggagagagagagagagaaagagaggaggaggagagagagagagagagagagagagagagagagggaggagagagagagagaaagagagagagggaggagagagagacaaagagattgagagaggagagagagagagagagatagaaagagaggaggaggagatagagagaggcgagagagagcgagagagagaggagagagagagagagaaagagaggaggaggaagagagagagagagagagaaagagaggaggaggaggagagagagagggggaggagagggagagagagagagagagagagagagggaggaggagagagagagacaaagagattgAGAGCAGAAAATAAAAGAGAAAGAGTGATTTATTTCTTTATCCAGGTTACACTGACAGACACCTGAACATGTTTTTCTATCATCTTTTGTAACAACAAATATTCAAACAGTTCAACAATAACACCTGATGTTTCAGTCACTGTTTACCTGCTATGAAGGTGTAGGCTGCCAGGGCGTTGCTAAACAAAGCCATCTCCTGGGAGACCACCTTCACCTCCATATTTTGGCTAGGGCTTCCTGTGGGCGGGGCATTCATGATGATGtcactaactgtctctctctggcatGAGAGAGGCCAAGGCTCATATCTTCTGTGTATAAGTCAGACTTGGCTGACTGTGGTCTTTAATTCTGTATGGTTTTATGGAAACAATTTCTGGCTACCCCCTTCCATAAAGTCTGTACTGGGTTCTCTCTTCTGTCTTCTATGAAATATGCACTGGTCCACTCAGCCGAGAACAGGACAGCAGTCTTTTCTGTCACTGTAAGGttcaaacagaaagagagagagagagagagagagagatagagagagagagagagagagagagagtagtgagtGACAAATCCGATAATTCTAGATGATTTCATAATTCTTGCATAATTTACGAGAAAGTCTGAGAAATGATTGCATCCTGCTGTCTCCTCGTTAGCCACATGTTCAATCAAAGTGTCACATAAACATCGAACCAGCGATGAACCCTGTCTCCTACCCTGATGGCTCTGGGTGACTATGGGGCTGTCTGACGAAGCTAGAGAAAATTACAGAGTGCTCATAGGAAAACTCGTAGAATACCCCCCAATTATTGGTTTCCATTTTCCCCCTGAAAACATTCCAATAGAGTCACAGATGTaggatcaacccctacaaaaaatgtcaataaattataatcaacataataattcacatttcctgatgctgcaggattattttcctgctgtgacaagcagggtcaaattaagatccttcatCTGTATGTAGTCAATAAAGCTACAAAAGCGCTCTGTAATTGGAAGTCCTACCACTAAACGTTCTCTCCAAGTCACAGTGATTTACCCCAGAAATACCACTCAGCTTTTACCCAAACCCAGTGTCGTTTCCCTGATCAGAAGGAGATGACACAAAGAGAGTATTTAGTGAAGGGAAGAAATATGTCAGAGAAAAACATCATAAAGGACAGATTGTAAACATAACGAGGCAGCACTGCTTTCATGGTTTGGCAAGCCTGGTTCCTTGGACCACATGAACATTCTCatccattccccctctccccttcccccacgttctccctctcttccattccccctctccccttcccccacgttctccctctcttccattccccctctccccttcccccacgttctccctctcttccattccccctccccccttcccccacgttctccctctcttccattccccctctcccctttccccacattctccctctcatccattcccccttccccttccccccactttctccctctcttccattccccctctccccttcccccacgttctccctctctccccttccccccacTTTCTCCTT contains:
- the LOC118944331 gene encoding protein eva-1 homolog A-like, which translates into the protein MNAPPTGSPSQNMEVKVVSQEMALFSNALAAYTFIADQPERVTLVFVSGVCVGLLLTLCALVVQIHCRTDCHYSNRRRHHHQHSNRHHHHHHGDHPCHHHLQPGNPNTSNPGVTTETSRDSESVDWDDGTSDLSARRRRRFERTLLHTSMFTSIEELERAQRVEERERIIQEIWMNGHPDVNTVTRSLNRYY